A single region of the Streptomyces sp. NBC_00425 genome encodes:
- the cobT gene encoding nicotinate-nucleotide--dimethylbenzimidazole phosphoribosyltransferase codes for MTDTGQVPGEALPENTGMVEQPGAPAHGAYTYLSETPAEDEDLLLLPGAQSAWGNEVAPPAPEPVVETVHEPGPHETDGRDSGSVDLSAVRLPGASAPQAAPRRPLHLGPPIPDASASPVRSLADRGPAGAPVRQPGPSASGPEYLDVPQLREMPLQGAAPWGAAQVTAQTPVASGVTTAEAAVPAPVAAQQQGEPAGAAQALVARMATEAMAATAPQEPEAEHTAEPEGASPQPPSTNTYGVVDPGQLLGAAMMAEAGEELAEAEGSSVPGGDQPADASAEPAPAAADEDAPVAPRTPEAAEPQGHSAAEAVEPTQSAEADMAQTPQTPQTPQSADAGEAGPVAEAAQEPEPQPQVHAADSDAHSADAPAPAPDAPAPAPEAPAQTAPVADALPVPEAVPAVEPASVPEPEPAPGGGPEEAEAPQPVEAVTENAAEEPAPTTIAPAPETGHVQSVDAVAETIVPQAETASAETASAVEQQTGPAPDALPAPQPETQAAADAEPERRPEPEPEPEPEPLTPAAAHIADPASHAPDAPQPAAAHGESPQTAPETAVAPEAPLAGPHPEPQPHPEPQPEAGPEPGPDEAAQARPALHQEPVVVPEPAADPAVASIAATGPRTFLADVVPAPQPVPSAASEGTGADLGSAAPQGPQPAPLPTDADHEDHAAHQAREALPGPGHAVPEPAPKQFLGEFVPAEGAVPTPAHLAPAPPHLLVSATEEQPAPEPAPQAAMEAVGEAQSAVEATPSGLPAATVPVATVPAPRETALGETAPGESAPDAADPAPDAPDAPQEAGVAASGVVDPEVVQSPEDLQTRAAEQDDDPAAGEGARVSSGPAAPGYDDAEREAVLKVMRERRDIRNGFRDDPIPHEVLLRVLEAAHTAPSVGHSQPWDFVVIRSADTRRAMHELAVRQRDAYAKSLPKGRAKQFKELKIEAILDTPVNIVVTADPTRGGRHTLGRHTQPQMAPYSSALAVENLWLAARAEGLGVGWVSFFDEREMVRALGLPEHLEVVAYLCVGYVDEFPEEPELMQAGWAKRRPLSWVVHEETYGRRALPGEDPHDLLAETVASVRPLDAKALGEAWERQKRMTKPAGALGMLEIISAQLSGLSRQCPPPIPEPAAVAIFAGDHGVHAQGVTPWPQEVTAQMVANFLGGGAVCNAFASQVGAEVCVVDVGVAAELPATPGLLPRKVRAGTSDMTTGPAMTREEAKQAIEVGIETARDLVAAGNKALLTGEMGIANTTASAALISVFTGADPAEVTGRGTGINDETLARKTEVVRRALDFHRPDPADPIGVLAAIGGFEHAAMVGLLLGGASLRTPVILDGVSAGAAALVARAIAPEVLAACIAGHRSAEPGHVAALNKLGLRPLVDLDLRLGEGTGALLALPLVQSTARAMHEVATFDSAGVTEK; via the coding sequence ATGACCGACACCGGCCAGGTCCCGGGCGAGGCGCTGCCGGAGAACACAGGCATGGTGGAGCAGCCGGGCGCCCCCGCGCACGGTGCGTACACCTACCTCTCCGAGACCCCCGCCGAGGACGAAGACCTGCTGCTGCTGCCGGGCGCGCAGAGTGCGTGGGGCAACGAGGTGGCCCCGCCCGCCCCGGAGCCGGTGGTCGAGACGGTGCACGAGCCCGGCCCGCACGAGACGGACGGCCGCGACAGCGGATCGGTCGATCTGAGCGCCGTCCGCCTGCCGGGCGCGTCGGCGCCCCAGGCGGCCCCGCGTCGGCCCCTGCACCTCGGCCCGCCGATCCCCGACGCCTCCGCCAGCCCGGTCCGCTCCCTCGCCGACCGCGGCCCCGCGGGCGCTCCGGTCCGCCAGCCCGGCCCGTCCGCCTCCGGACCCGAGTACCTCGACGTGCCGCAGCTGCGCGAGATGCCGCTTCAGGGCGCGGCGCCCTGGGGTGCCGCACAGGTCACGGCGCAGACGCCGGTCGCGTCCGGGGTGACGACCGCGGAGGCGGCCGTGCCGGCCCCGGTCGCGGCGCAGCAGCAGGGCGAACCGGCGGGCGCCGCCCAGGCCTTGGTGGCTCGGATGGCGACCGAGGCGATGGCCGCGACCGCCCCGCAGGAACCGGAGGCCGAGCACACGGCCGAACCCGAAGGCGCGTCGCCGCAGCCGCCGTCCACCAACACGTACGGGGTCGTCGACCCCGGTCAGCTGCTGGGCGCCGCCATGATGGCGGAGGCCGGTGAGGAACTGGCCGAGGCCGAGGGCTCGTCCGTGCCCGGCGGTGACCAGCCGGCGGACGCCTCCGCCGAGCCGGCGCCGGCGGCGGCCGATGAGGACGCACCTGTGGCCCCCCGGACGCCGGAAGCCGCGGAACCGCAGGGGCACAGCGCCGCCGAGGCGGTCGAGCCCACCCAGTCCGCAGAGGCCGACATGGCGCAGACGCCGCAGACGCCGCAGACGCCGCAGTCGGCGGACGCCGGCGAGGCGGGCCCCGTGGCGGAGGCCGCCCAGGAGCCCGAGCCTCAGCCTCAGGTCCACGCGGCGGACTCGGACGCGCATTCCGCCGACGCGCCCGCCCCGGCTCCCGACGCGCCCGCCCCGGCTCCGGAGGCGCCGGCGCAGACCGCCCCGGTCGCCGACGCGCTTCCCGTCCCGGAGGCCGTGCCGGCCGTCGAGCCCGCCTCGGTCCCGGAGCCCGAGCCCGCCCCGGGCGGAGGACCCGAAGAGGCCGAGGCTCCGCAGCCGGTCGAGGCCGTGACCGAGAATGCGGCAGAGGAACCGGCGCCGACGACGATCGCTCCCGCCCCGGAAACCGGGCACGTGCAGAGCGTCGACGCCGTCGCCGAGACGATCGTCCCGCAGGCCGAGACCGCATCCGCCGAGACCGCATCCGCCGTGGAGCAGCAGACCGGCCCGGCCCCCGACGCCCTGCCCGCGCCGCAGCCGGAGACCCAGGCGGCGGCGGACGCGGAGCCGGAGCGCCGGCCCGAGCCCGAGCCCGAGCCCGAGCCCGAGCCCCTGACCCCCGCCGCAGCCCACATCGCGGACCCGGCATCCCACGCACCGGACGCCCCGCAGCCCGCGGCCGCCCACGGGGAGTCTCCGCAGACCGCCCCCGAGACGGCGGTCGCCCCCGAAGCACCCCTCGCCGGGCCTCACCCGGAGCCGCAGCCTCACCCCGAGCCGCAGCCGGAGGCAGGACCCGAGCCCGGGCCGGACGAGGCGGCGCAGGCCCGGCCCGCGCTCCACCAAGAGCCCGTTGTCGTGCCGGAGCCGGCCGCCGACCCGGCCGTCGCTTCCATCGCCGCCACCGGGCCCCGGACCTTCCTCGCGGACGTCGTCCCCGCCCCGCAGCCCGTGCCTTCGGCGGCGAGCGAGGGGACCGGCGCGGACCTCGGGAGCGCCGCCCCGCAGGGCCCCCAGCCCGCGCCTCTTCCGACGGACGCGGACCACGAAGACCACGCGGCGCACCAGGCGCGGGAAGCCCTGCCCGGGCCCGGGCACGCCGTCCCGGAGCCCGCGCCGAAGCAATTCCTGGGGGAGTTCGTGCCGGCCGAGGGCGCGGTGCCGACCCCCGCGCACCTCGCCCCGGCCCCGCCGCACCTGCTCGTGTCCGCGACCGAGGAGCAGCCGGCTCCGGAGCCGGCCCCCCAGGCGGCCATGGAAGCGGTCGGTGAGGCGCAGTCCGCCGTCGAGGCCACACCCTCCGGCCTGCCCGCCGCCACGGTTCCCGTCGCCACCGTTCCCGCCCCTCGCGAGACCGCGCTCGGAGAAACCGCGCCCGGAGAGAGCGCCCCGGACGCAGCCGACCCCGCCCCGGACGCCCCGGACGCCCCGCAGGAGGCCGGCGTCGCCGCGTCCGGGGTCGTCGACCCCGAGGTCGTGCAGAGCCCGGAGGACCTGCAGACCAGAGCCGCCGAACAGGACGACGACCCGGCCGCCGGGGAAGGCGCGCGCGTGTCGTCGGGTCCCGCCGCGCCCGGGTACGACGATGCGGAGCGCGAGGCCGTCCTGAAGGTCATGCGCGAGCGCCGGGACATCCGCAACGGCTTCCGCGACGACCCGATCCCGCACGAGGTGCTGCTGCGCGTCCTGGAGGCCGCCCACACCGCGCCCTCCGTCGGTCACTCGCAGCCCTGGGACTTCGTCGTCATCCGCTCCGCCGACACCCGGCGCGCGATGCACGAGCTGGCGGTCCGGCAGCGGGACGCGTACGCGAAGTCGCTGCCCAAGGGCCGGGCGAAGCAGTTCAAGGAACTCAAGATCGAGGCCATCCTCGACACCCCGGTGAACATCGTCGTCACCGCCGACCCGACCCGCGGCGGCCGTCACACCCTCGGCCGTCACACCCAGCCGCAGATGGCGCCGTACTCCTCCGCCCTGGCGGTCGAGAACCTCTGGCTCGCCGCCCGCGCCGAGGGCCTCGGCGTCGGCTGGGTCAGCTTTTTCGACGAGCGCGAGATGGTCCGCGCGCTGGGACTGCCGGAACACCTCGAGGTGGTCGCCTACCTCTGCGTCGGCTACGTCGACGAGTTCCCGGAGGAGCCCGAGCTGATGCAGGCGGGCTGGGCCAAGCGCCGTCCGCTGTCGTGGGTCGTCCACGAGGAGACGTACGGTCGTCGCGCGCTGCCCGGCGAGGACCCGCACGATCTGCTCGCCGAGACCGTCGCCAGCGTCCGCCCGCTGGACGCCAAGGCACTCGGCGAGGCCTGGGAGCGGCAGAAGCGGATGACGAAGCCGGCCGGGGCGCTCGGCATGCTGGAGATCATCTCCGCGCAGCTGTCCGGTCTGTCCCGGCAGTGCCCGCCGCCGATCCCGGAGCCCGCGGCCGTCGCGATCTTCGCCGGCGACCACGGCGTCCACGCGCAGGGGGTCACCCCGTGGCCGCAGGAGGTCACGGCCCAGATGGTCGCCAACTTCCTGGGCGGCGGAGCGGTCTGCAACGCCTTCGCGAGCCAGGTGGGCGCCGAGGTGTGCGTGGTGGACGTGGGCGTCGCCGCCGAACTGCCCGCGACCCCGGGGCTGCTGCCCCGCAAGGTCCGCGCCGGCACGTCCGACATGACGACCGGTCCCGCGATGACCCGCGAGGAGGCCAAGCAGGCCATCGAGGTCGGCATCGAGACGGCCCGCGACCTGGTGGCGGCCGGCAACAAGGCGCTGCTCACAGGGGAGATGGGCATCGCGAACACGACCGCGTCCGCGGCCCTCATCTCGGTGTTCACCGGCGCCGACCCCGCCGAGGTCACCGGCCGCGGCACCGGCATCAACGACGAGACGCTCGCCCGCAAGACCGAGGTCGTGCGCCGCGCCCTGGACTTCCACCGGCCGGACCCGGCGGACCCGATCGGCGTCCTGGCCGCGATCGGCGGCTTCGAGCACGCGGCGATGGTCGGTCTGCTCCTGGGCGGGGCCTCGCTTCGCACGCCGGTGATCCTGGACGGCGTCAGCGCCGGCGCCGCCGCCCTGGTGGCCCGTGCGATCGCCCCCGAGGTCCTCGCGGCCTGCATCGCGGGCCACCGCAGCGCCGAACCCGGCCATGTGGCCGCCCTGAACAAGCTGGGGCTGCGTCCTCTCGTGGACCTCGACCTCCGTCTCGGCGAGGGCACGGGCGCGCTGCTGGCCCTGCCCCTGGTGCAGAGCACGGCCCGGGCCATGCACGAGGTCGCCACGTTCGACTCGGCGGGCGTGACGGAGAAGTAG
- the cobA gene encoding uroporphyrinogen-III C-methyltransferase, which produces MAEHPAYPVGLRLTGRRVVVLGGGQVAQRRLPALIAAGAVVELVSPSATPSVEAMADAGEITWSRRRYAEGDLDGAWYALIATSDPEANVAASAEAEAHRIWCVRSDDAEAATAWTPATGHSEGVTVAVLTTDGRGRDPRHTAAIRDAVVEGLRDGTLVAPHYRTRTPGVALVGGGPGDPDLITVRGRRLLAEADVVIADRLGPRDLLAELPPHVEVIDAAKIPYGRYMAQEAINNALIEHAKQGKSVVRLKGGDPYVFGRGMEELQALAEAGIACTVVPGISSSISVPGAAGIPVTHRGVAHEFTVVSGHVAPDDERSLVDWESLAKLTGTLVILMGVDKIGKIAEALVAHGKSPDTPVALVQEGTTAAQRRVDATLATVAETVRVQEVKPPAVVVIGPVVGVGPGTSE; this is translated from the coding sequence ATGGCCGAACACCCCGCCTACCCCGTAGGTCTCCGCCTCACCGGCCGCAGGGTCGTCGTCCTCGGCGGCGGCCAGGTCGCCCAGCGCCGCCTGCCCGCCCTGATCGCCGCGGGCGCGGTCGTGGAGCTCGTCTCCCCGAGCGCCACCCCGTCCGTCGAGGCGATGGCCGACGCGGGCGAGATCACCTGGTCCCGGCGCCGGTACGCGGAGGGCGACCTCGACGGTGCCTGGTACGCCCTGATCGCCACGAGCGACCCCGAGGCGAACGTGGCGGCCTCCGCGGAGGCGGAGGCGCACCGCATCTGGTGCGTGCGCTCCGACGACGCCGAGGCCGCGACCGCCTGGACTCCCGCGACCGGCCACAGCGAGGGGGTGACGGTCGCCGTCCTCACCACCGACGGCCGCGGCCGCGACCCCCGGCACACCGCCGCCATCCGCGACGCGGTCGTCGAGGGCCTGCGCGACGGCACCCTCGTCGCCCCCCACTACCGCACCCGGACCCCCGGCGTGGCGCTGGTCGGCGGCGGTCCCGGCGACCCCGACCTGATCACCGTCCGCGGCCGCCGTCTGCTCGCCGAGGCGGACGTCGTGATCGCCGACCGGCTCGGCCCGCGCGACCTCCTCGCCGAGCTCCCGCCGCACGTCGAGGTGATCGACGCGGCGAAGATCCCCTACGGCCGGTACATGGCGCAGGAGGCCATCAACAACGCGCTGATCGAGCACGCCAAGCAGGGCAAGTCCGTCGTCCGCCTCAAGGGCGGCGACCCGTACGTGTTCGGCCGCGGCATGGAGGAGCTCCAGGCCCTCGCCGAGGCCGGGATCGCCTGCACGGTCGTCCCGGGGATCTCGAGTTCGATCTCGGTGCCGGGCGCGGCCGGTATCCCCGTCACCCACCGGGGCGTCGCCCATGAGTTCACGGTGGTCAGCGGCCATGTGGCACCCGACGACGAGCGCTCGCTGGTCGACTGGGAGTCCCTCGCGAAGCTCACCGGAACCCTGGTGATCCTGATGGGCGTCGACAAGATCGGGAAGATCGCCGAGGCGCTCGTGGCGCACGGCAAGTCGCCCGACACCCCGGTCGCCCTCGTCCAGGAGGGCACGACGGCCGCCCAGCGTCGGGTCGACGCCACGCTCGCCACGGTCGCCGAGACGGTCCGCGTCCAGGAGGTCAAGCCCCCGGCGGTCGTCGTCATCGGCCCGGTCGTCGGCGTCGGGCCGGGGACCTCAGAGTAA